From Antechinus flavipes isolate AdamAnt ecotype Samford, QLD, Australia chromosome 1, AdamAnt_v2, whole genome shotgun sequence:
ttaatttatttttcttattttttgtttgtgttttctttttccatggctaatatggaaatatgttttgtattatTCCCCCATGTATAAGCAATATCAAGTGGCTTTTCTTTTCAAGGAGGGGCCAGGTGGAAAAGGATGAGGGGGAGATTATTtggaattcatttaaaaaaatgaatataaaattttatttgcagGTAATTGtgaagtatttaatgaaataaaacacatcaaaaaaaaaaaaaaaagaaagaaagaaaagtcttgGAAGGGCAGCAAGGTAGCAACAGATATagcagctctggagtcaggaggatcttagttcaaattcttcctcagacacTTTGACACTCATTAGCTGGGTAATCTTGAATAAGAAACTTAATTCTGATAGCCTgactacaaagaaagaaagaaaagagaagtctTGAGTTAGAAAACCCAAATCCAAGATAGttctgtgactttgaacaagtctcACTTTTCTAAGCCTTAGATTCTCTATTTAAGCTTTGGGGTttatcataatatataaaaatccttATAGGGGTTTGGGGAATGTACATGAGATCCTAGATATTAACATTTTTTGGAGctgtaaatagaatttttctttaagaaatgcaGTGAAAAGAAGTTTGCTGTATAGTTGGAAATGGTTCTTCCTTGCAAATTGATCATGGTATTCAGAGGCATTTTTGTTATTACAccaaaatgcagaaaaaaaattcattatatattttttcttgataagatttttttctttttcattatttaaatctatttttccaaatatttttccaaaaagctttttatttacaaagcatatgcatgggtaatttttccaacattgacccttgcaaaaccttttgttccatattttcccgtccccccaacccctctcccctagctggcaggtagtccaatacatgttaaatattttgaaatacatgttagatccaatatatgtaaacatatttatatagttatcttgttgcacaagaaaaaccagatcaagaaggaaaaaaaagaaaaactgagaaagaaaaacataatgcaagcaaataacagagagagtgagaatgctatgttttgttccacacttagttcccacagtcctctctctggctcttttcatcactgaacaagtggaactggtttgaatcatctcattgttgaaaagatccatgtccaCTTGATAACATTTAATGGACATTTTTTTGCAGATTGTATCACAGCTAGACAGTGCTATGTGAAGATAAATGACTATATTTGATTAGTTTGTAAAGATTGAAAGACTGCTTAAtgtattttctgaaataaaatcacatgatgaagatgaggaggaaCAGAAAAGGGAGGCTAACTGGAACTATTTgtggtttgtaaaatgctttatatatgttatctcatttcctTTAGCTACAATTATGTTAATCTATActtaatttaatttctaattttctattaTAGGTAAGATTGTGGATCTGCTGTCTAATGATTCCATTAATCCATCTACCTCTCTGGTACTTGTGAATGCCATCTACttcaaaggaaaatgggaaaaacaatttGCCAAATGCAACACAACAGAAACTATGTTCAAAATCAGCAAAGTAAGTAGCAATATTTCACTGTCCCGGGATCTCATGGACAACTGGGACAATGAGAAAGAATCATTatatttcctttgtttctttaaatgtGTATGATGGGATAACAATACACAGCTAAATTCTTCCTTTGCTTTACTTAACCCTCCACCTTGTCTTTTTCTCCTGGGAaggttttctttcaattttttctctatgtattttgatTTAATAAAGAATTCCATCTTAGACAACTCAAGTTTTCCTGCATTTCACCTGTTACCTCAGCCAGTTTCCTCACCTCCTGACCTTAGGATTTCTCTTATTAAGCTTCTGGTAGACaacttttcactctttctgtatGTTTATTGTCATATTCATTTTGCCAAGGTAAATCACAGAAAAAGGGAGGCATGCTTTTAGTGCTTTTGAGTTTGAtaataacttttttccccctggtcCTTGAGAATATATGGGGGAAATTATTTCTAAGCAAAGCAAACCCAAGAGAAATGCAAAGACTCTCTGTGGAGAAAGTTGTCATTTTCCTCAGCTAGGAAGTTTCTGTCTGATCTCCCATTGTCCAGGTTATTCTTTCTTCAGGAGCCTTTTGCCagattcctgaaaaaaaaatgacatattctTCTTCAGTTTTTTAGGTTAAACTTAACATAGCTTATCTGTGCCTAAGAAGTCTGCTTTCTTTTCTGACAGACTTTGAATttaactcatttccttttctttaattaaCTATTCTCCCTGTAATTGGGTTGTCCCTCATACTCTTTTCTGTATATTCTGATATAATAAAGAATTACATCATTGTGCTCAGAGGCTAGAAAAGTATTtaaccttcttattttataagAGAGGCCATAAAGGCAAAAGGACTTAGAGGAAAGAGATCGATGTAAGTTAAGATCAGATTATAAAAGTGTAACAAAGGGTAGACTTTGTAGGATTTtcatatatgtgtctgtgtaacTATCAAGCACCTGTTAAATAACTTGCTGCagggaataacaataacaaagttctatgaataaagaaaaacttttctatCAATCTACTCATGTCAGAAATATCATTGTTaattataaaaagttatataGGGGTTAGTGAGTTTTAAGATATCAGTTAAAGACAAAATATGACACTTCACTATTATTAAGCATTAATTagaattgtggaaatacatttgaaattaaTATGTCTGTTTTCTATGGCATATTAATTTCCTTACCAGATAGGTACACTGGATATGGATTACCTCAAAGCAAAGAAACATATTAATCTCAGTAGTACTTCCACAagacctgtatcagattgcttactttcttagggagaagggagggaagagagagaaggaaaaaattgaaattcaaaattttattttaaagaatactaaaaaaaatttttacctaaaattagaaaataatactatttaaaagaaacaaaaaacatattctacaatcaaaaaaaaaacaaaacaaaacaaaacccagtaTTCACTAATTAGAATACTGTGAAATGTTCCAGAAAATAATAcagtgaaaatataaaatatgagacTTGGGCACCCAGAAAGGTAAggactagtcttttttttttgtttttgttgtttttctacaCTTCTTCTAATAGttgttaagttttaaaaaatgtattggcTCTCTTAGTCATTTGAGTAGAAATAGTGTGTTTTGGGTGAAATAAAAGATTCcagagtttgtttttgtttgttgtttttgttttaattgtggCTCACATAGATTGGTGTAACAAGATACTTCTTTAATTGGGGGTAACGTTTTTCATTACACAATCAGATGGGATTTAAAGTTTAAATGCAATTTGAATGCAACTCAGTTACAATGTAAGCTAACTGAATATTTAATTATGGAGTAACTCAATTTTGAGCCTTCCTTGCTCTTctaggaggaaggggaagaaaaataccAGAGAGCATTAAGTACCTTAATTAAGAGAAatcctaaaaaaggaaaaggatactTACAGACTTAGGAAAATTTAGGGAAATACTGTGCTTTGTTCTTAGAGATAATTGTGTTAATATATACCAGACAAGAGCAGCTCTATGCCTCATGAAGAgctaaaatgtgtatttttttctatagATAAATGTTAACACATTTTGTTTTGACAAAACAAGTCCCAGGGCATGAAGGCATCACTCTGTAAATGCAAATCTTATACCCTCAGAGGGCTTACAGTCTAAAGACATGAAATAGAGCTATACAAATGACctctttttaagaaaattatactGATTCTATCTACCTCCTTCAGTTGCTCTGGATATAGTTTCAtgtgtatttatttccttttaggaGAAGCAGAAACCAGTACAAATGATGTTTCTGAAATCTACATTTAATATGACCTACATAGGAGAAGTATTTACCAGGATCCTAGTTCTGCCTTATGTTGGAGGACAAATGGAAATGGTCATTTTGCTTCCAGATGAAATCACGGATCTGAAAACGGTGAGAGAAGTAATATGGTATTCTACCTACctcaggaaaattaaaaaataaaaaattgattcaGAGCTGTAGGCATGACATGAGATTTTAATAATCCAGTCCTTTAAAATGAATCATCTTGTCCTAAACATCTAGATCAATGACTGGAAATAACATGGATTTCTTTGTATGAATTATATCACAAGAAGGCGGAATATTATAGGGGTGGTATGGGAAGAGGGAAAGCCTTGATATTCAGAAATAGGGCCTAACACTGGAAGATTATAGCAGCAGGACCCACCTGAGGCTAGAGGTAACCAGAGAGCTTCTATCAACATTTCAAGGTCTGGAATTGTTATAGAGAAAGAGGAATTGGTTTCCAGATCCTGTTGTTGTGGGAATGGGAACTAGATAAGCAAAGCTGGAAATGTTATTCGGACTTACTGTGACTTAGAGACTTGTGAAGAAGGAAGTCTGGCTAAATAAATAGGTCAGCAGCAAGCACAGAGCAGGTTGCCTTTGATTGCTTCACTGGATCAAAACTACCATATTAGAATCCCAGAGTCTAATGATTGATTCTGACTCTGGTCAAGATGAATTCCTTTCACAAACAGGAACCAGCCCAGTTTTGAAATCCATAGTACAAGTAAAGCCCAGCATTAAGTCATGTTGAGTACAGCCTTGTCAATTGAAAAGTCCATATTTTGCCTACCCAGGAAATCTTTGagccagtttccccatatgtaaaacgGGGATAATCTCTGTTTGAAATAATTCAGTGAGTAGTGGTGAAGGgtgaagaatgaataaaataaggtGTGAAAGTGCTATGAAGGTTAGAAAATACAAGACAAGTTTAAGATGAGAAGGCAGTAATGAAAAGGGGAGTAAGAGAGTGAAATCTGTTTTCTGAGCTAAACTAAGATGGTAGGGATTCTTTTACGTGAAAGGGTTGTAGGGTAAGGAAAGCAGAAGAAAGATTATATTTGGAATCATGGTCCAAAACCTTGATTGGAATTCTGGCTTTACTTCTTACAACTGTGGGACCAGAagcaacctcagttttctcaatctgGAAAATGATTGATTATActggatggtctctgaggtccttttcagctctgaatctAAGGTCCTCTAaaggaaaacacagaaaaagatgGCTCAGTCTTTATTGAatgtagtgtgtgtatgtgtgtgtgtgtgtgtgtgtgtgtgtgtgtgtgtgtgagtgactgtgtgtgagtatatgtgtgagagagacagagatagagaagagagttagattcagagagaaagagcgaggcagagacagagagaaagacagaaagaatgaaTGTATATGTTTGACTTGGTTGTGCATTTACCACTTTCCTAACTTTTCAACTTGAACAGAAGTTCCTTGGGAACCTTTTCTTTTCTGGGATTCTTCACATCCAGCACAGTAACTGTGAATAGAATAGGTAGAGAAGGAATATTCATCCAATCAAATTATATCCTTTGGGACTTACAATATAcaactcttttttatttctaggtGGGAAAAAGTATTACTTCTGAGAAATTAACAGATTGGTTAAATCCAGAGATGATGGATAAAACTGAGGTGGAAGTTTTCCTTCCCAGATTTAAAATGGAGGAGAATTTAGACCTGGAATGCGTTCTTCGAAAATTGGGCATGTCAGATGCTTTTGATGGATCCAAGGCTGACTTCTCTGGGATGTCAGCCAGGAATGATCTGTTCCTATCCAAGGTTGTGCACAAGGCTTATGTGGAAGTCAATGAAGAAGGCACAGAAGCTGCTTGTGCCACTGCAGCAATCATGCAGAAGCGATGTGCAAGAATTACTCCTCGGTTTATGGTTGACCGTCCTTTCCTGTTTCTGATTCGAGATAACAGctcaaaaaacattttgttttgggGCAAAGTGACCTCTCCATAAAGAGATCATTTGCTCTTGATAGGGTCTTTAACCTACTGTTGTTTACCTCTGCTTTACCCAAACTCTGATATGCCTATAATCCAAAGGGTTATTATCAACATGGTGATAacaaatccaaaaataaaattttttatgagAAATTCTCTACTAAGGATTGCCTGTGTATAATGTGCATTTTTGTCCTTTGAAAGGTGTAATTTTAAAAGTGTGTAGCTGGTATTCTCATTTGGGAGCATGAAGAGCAAAAGCAGGGCTAGAAGCCAACATTCCCTAGTGCAtttcataagaattttttttgttttgtttttttgttttttaaatgaaagaactaACAACTAATAGAGTTCCGGCTTGTCCCCATAACTATGCCTTAATATTCTGGCCACACCCCAGTTCCAGAAGATATTATCTATCAATTCATTTCTCCCCAAGAACAATGCTTATCTCCTGACATGAATATTCTACcttcaatatttataaaacttatgGAAAAGGGGTTGTAACTGAGGGGAGAAATCAACTCTGGATAACAAGTAATAAGAAGGAATATTCTAAGGAGAGATGGACTTATTCCAATGAGGGGCTGGGAAAATATAATTGCTTAGATTTATTCAAAAAGAATTATCTGTATccatatcactttcctgataaaattctgggaaaattcaCATTTTCCCAAACTTGTATGACTAGAATCCACTAATTCATCTAAACTAAAATTTCTCTACCTTTTGTTGTGTTTTCTCTCTCAGTATCAAATCTATACTTCAAAGATTACCTGAATAACGTACAAGATTTGATTTCTGAACgaagaagtagaaaaggggaaaacctTGGTCCTAATTCAAAAATTAGTCATTAATACATGATTATTTCTCTCATCAAGTCCatctattatttctaaaattaaatacCA
This genomic window contains:
- the LOC127543690 gene encoding serpin B6-like isoform X2; this translates as MGAELSRSQLLSSRRDMMDSLYEATNTFTLNVFKEISEEDNSQNVFYSPLSLYCTLAMVLDGAKGNTAAQIQQVLSLNKDTDIHQSFQSFLAEAKKSDGPCLLRIANRLFGEKTYDFISSFKESCQKFYHSNMGELDFAKAPEEAREHINKWVEEKTEGKIVDLLSNDSINPSTSLVLVNAIYFKGKWEKQFAKCNTTETMFKISKEKQKPVQMMFLKSTFNMTYIGEVFTRILVLPYVGGQMEMVILLPDEITDLKTVGKSITSEKLTDWLNPEMMDKTEVEVFLPRFKMEENLDLECVLRKLGMSDAFDGSKADFSGMSARNDLFLSKVVHKAYVEVNEEGTEAACATAAIMQKRCARITPRFMVDRPFLFLIRDNSSKNILFWGKVTSP
- the LOC127543690 gene encoding serpin B6-like isoform X3; its protein translation is MMDSLYEATNTFTLNVFKEISEEDNSQNVFYSPLSLYCTLAMVLDGAKGNTAAQIQQVLSLNKDTDIHQSFQSFLAEAKKSDGPCLLRIANRLFGEKTYDFISSFKESCQKFYHSNMGELDFAKAPEEAREHINKWVEEKTEGKIVDLLSNDSINPSTSLVLVNAIYFKGKWEKQFAKCNTTETMFKISKEKQKPVQMMFLKSTFNMTYIGEVFTRILVLPYVGGQMEMVILLPDEITDLKTVGKSITSEKLTDWLNPEMMDKTEVEVFLPRFKMEENLDLECVLRKLGMSDAFDGSKADFSGMSARNDLFLSKVVHKAYVEVNEEGTEAACATAAIMQKRCARITPRFMVDRPFLFLIRDNSSKNILFWGKVTSP
- the LOC127543690 gene encoding serpin B6-like isoform X1, with amino-acid sequence MEMIWVLHFWKCLKVGAWEEVKKDKLTNDISRRDMMDSLYEATNTFTLNVFKEISEEDNSQNVFYSPLSLYCTLAMVLDGAKGNTAAQIQQVLSLNKDTDIHQSFQSFLAEAKKSDGPCLLRIANRLFGEKTYDFISSFKESCQKFYHSNMGELDFAKAPEEAREHINKWVEEKTEGKIVDLLSNDSINPSTSLVLVNAIYFKGKWEKQFAKCNTTETMFKISKEKQKPVQMMFLKSTFNMTYIGEVFTRILVLPYVGGQMEMVILLPDEITDLKTVGKSITSEKLTDWLNPEMMDKTEVEVFLPRFKMEENLDLECVLRKLGMSDAFDGSKADFSGMSARNDLFLSKVVHKAYVEVNEEGTEAACATAAIMQKRCARITPRFMVDRPFLFLIRDNSSKNILFWGKVTSP